Proteins co-encoded in one Marinobacter gudaonensis genomic window:
- the nqrF gene encoding NADH:ubiquinone reductase (Na(+)-transporting) subunit F, which translates to MNTEIILGVVMFTVIVLALVAVILAARSRLVSTGDVTIEINDDPEHTVKTEAGGKLLGTLANNGIFLSSACGGGGTCAQCKCKVLEGGGAMLPTEKTHFTNREEKEGWRLSCQVPVKQDMKVEVPEEFFGVKKWECEVISNHNVATFIKELVLKLPEGEEVDFRAGGYVQLECPPYEIDFKDFDIEEEFHEDWDKHNIWRYKAVNKEETIRAYSMANYPEEKGVLKFNIRIATPPPGTDHPPGIMSSYVFNLKPGDKVTVMGPFGEFFAKKTDAEMVFIGGGAGMAPMRSHIFDQLKRLNSKRKISFWYGARSVREMFYVEDFDMLQEENDNFEWHVALSDALPEDNWEGPTGFIHNVLYENYLKDHPAPEDCEFYMCGPPIMNASVIKMLKDLGVEDENIMLDDFGG; encoded by the coding sequence ATGAATACAGAAATCATTCTTGGCGTGGTCATGTTCACCGTTATCGTACTGGCCCTGGTCGCAGTGATTCTTGCGGCCCGGTCCAGGCTGGTAAGCACCGGTGATGTGACTATCGAGATCAACGACGACCCTGAGCACACGGTCAAGACCGAAGCCGGCGGCAAGCTGCTCGGTACGCTGGCCAACAACGGTATTTTCCTGTCCTCCGCCTGTGGCGGCGGCGGTACCTGCGCCCAGTGCAAGTGCAAGGTTCTGGAAGGTGGCGGCGCCATGCTGCCCACGGAAAAGACCCACTTCACCAACCGTGAGGAAAAGGAAGGCTGGCGTTTGTCTTGCCAAGTTCCGGTGAAGCAGGACATGAAGGTGGAAGTGCCGGAGGAATTCTTCGGTGTGAAGAAGTGGGAGTGCGAGGTTATCTCCAACCACAACGTTGCCACTTTCATCAAGGAACTGGTACTGAAGCTGCCTGAAGGTGAGGAAGTCGACTTCCGCGCCGGCGGTTACGTCCAGCTGGAGTGTCCTCCCTACGAGATCGATTTCAAGGACTTCGATATCGAGGAAGAATTCCACGAGGACTGGGACAAGCACAACATCTGGCGCTACAAGGCCGTCAACAAGGAAGAGACCATCCGGGCTTACTCTATGGCGAACTACCCGGAAGAGAAGGGCGTGCTCAAGTTCAACATCCGTATTGCTACACCGCCTCCAGGTACCGACCATCCGCCGGGCATCATGTCCAGCTATGTGTTCAATCTGAAGCCAGGTGACAAGGTGACCGTGATGGGGCCGTTCGGTGAGTTCTTCGCCAAGAAGACCGATGCCGAGATGGTGTTCATCGGTGGTGGTGCCGGTATGGCGCCGATGCGCTCTCACATCTTCGACCAGCTCAAGCGTTTGAACTCCAAGCGCAAGATCAGCTTCTGGTACGGGGCACGAAGCGTCCGCGAGATGTTCTACGTGGAAGACTTCGACATGCTCCAGGAAGAGAACGACAACTTCGAGTGGCACGTGGCCCTGTCTGACGCACTGCCGGAAGACAACTGGGAAGGCCCGACCGGCTTTATCCACAACGTGCTTTACGAAAACTACCTGAAGGACCATCCGGCACCTGAGGACTGTGAGTTCTACATGTGCGGGCCCCCTATCATGAACGCATCCGTCATCAAGATGCTCAAGGATCTGGGTGTCGAAGATGAGAACATCATGCTGGATGACTTCGGGGGCTAA
- a CDS encoding glyceraldehyde-3-phosphate dehydrogenase produces the protein MIPLIGRLYRKNNVVTSVYGRAIINQSVIDIIRAHRFVRQVEDSELSVHDTLPILQAMDKLELGRAHVDIGKLAVKFKAEGGDLTEFLKREIGPIVGQYPAQSEEDASKDTKDVVLYGFGRIGRLLARILIEKAGGGNNLRLRAIVVRNGGADNDLEKRASLLRRDSVHGPFDGTITVDEKESALIANGNYIKVIYSDGPDKVDYTQYGINNAIVVDNTGKWRDEAGLGLHLKSKGVSRVILTAPGKGDIKNIVYGINNDWITDEDKILSAASCTTNAITPVLKAIDDEYGIEDGHVETVHSYTNDQNLIDNYHKGSRRGRSAPLNMVITETGAAKAVAKALPALKGKLTGNAIRVPTPNVSMAILNLNLKKEVDVAGVNDYLRDMALHSELQKQIDFVNSPEVVSTDFVGSRHAGVVDAQATIAGGKRLILYVWYDNEFGYSAQVVRVVNQMAGVTYPIFPKRARD, from the coding sequence ATGATTCCGCTGATCGGCCGTCTCTACCGCAAGAACAACGTGGTTACGTCTGTGTATGGCCGCGCCATCATCAACCAGTCGGTGATCGATATCATCCGAGCTCACCGCTTTGTGCGTCAGGTTGAGGACAGCGAGCTGTCGGTTCACGACACGCTGCCCATTCTGCAGGCCATGGACAAGCTGGAGCTGGGTCGTGCCCACGTCGACATCGGCAAGCTCGCCGTCAAGTTCAAGGCCGAGGGTGGCGATCTGACCGAGTTTCTCAAGCGCGAAATCGGGCCGATTGTGGGGCAGTATCCGGCGCAATCCGAGGAAGACGCCAGCAAGGACACCAAAGACGTTGTGTTGTATGGTTTCGGCCGAATCGGTCGTTTGCTCGCCCGTATCCTGATCGAGAAGGCCGGCGGCGGCAACAACCTGCGTCTGCGCGCGATCGTGGTTCGTAACGGCGGTGCCGACAACGATCTTGAGAAACGCGCCAGCCTGCTGCGCCGCGACTCCGTTCACGGCCCGTTCGACGGCACCATCACCGTGGATGAGAAGGAATCCGCCCTGATTGCCAACGGCAACTACATCAAGGTGATTTATTCCGACGGCCCGGACAAAGTGGATTACACCCAGTACGGCATCAATAATGCGATTGTGGTGGACAACACCGGCAAATGGCGTGACGAAGCCGGCCTTGGTCTGCACCTCAAGTCGAAGGGCGTAAGCCGGGTTATCCTGACCGCCCCGGGCAAGGGCGATATCAAGAACATCGTCTATGGCATCAACAACGACTGGATCACCGACGAGGACAAGATTCTCTCGGCTGCTTCCTGTACCACCAATGCCATCACCCCGGTGCTGAAGGCGATTGATGACGAGTACGGGATTGAAGACGGTCACGTGGAGACCGTGCACTCCTATACCAACGACCAGAACCTGATCGACAACTACCACAAGGGCAGTCGCCGCGGCCGCAGCGCACCTCTGAACATGGTCATTACCGAGACAGGCGCGGCCAAGGCCGTGGCCAAGGCCCTGCCGGCCCTGAAAGGCAAGCTGACCGGTAACGCCATCCGGGTGCCGACACCTAATGTGTCCATGGCTATCCTGAACCTGAACCTCAAGAAAGAGGTGGATGTTGCCGGGGTGAACGACTACCTGAGGGATATGGCTCTGCACTCTGAGTTGCAGAAGCAGATCGATTTCGTGAATTCACCGGAGGTAGTGTCCACGGATTTTGTTGGCTCCCGTCATGCGGGTGTGGTGGATGCGCAGGCAACCATTGCCGGCGGCAAGCGCCTGATCCTGTATGTATGGTACGACAACGAGTTCGGCTACAGCGCCCAGGTGGTTCGCGTGGTCAACCAGATGGCCGGCGTTACTTATCCGATCTTTCCCAAGCGCGCACGGGACTGA
- the nqrE gene encoding NADH:ubiquinone reductase (Na(+)-transporting) subunit E — protein MEHYISLILKAVFVENMALAFFLGMCTFLAISKKIEAATGLGIAVVVVLTVTVPVNNLLYNSILREGALAWAGLPNVDLSFLGLLTYIGVIAAIVQIMEMVLDKYIPALYAALGVFLPLITVNCAILGASLFMVERDYTFGESLVYGFGAGLGWALAIVALAGIREKLKYSDVPEGLRGLGITFITVGLMSLGFMSFSGISL, from the coding sequence ATGGAACACTATATCAGTCTGATTCTTAAGGCCGTTTTCGTTGAAAACATGGCGTTGGCGTTCTTCCTGGGGATGTGCACCTTCCTGGCCATCTCCAAGAAGATTGAGGCGGCAACCGGTCTCGGTATTGCCGTAGTGGTTGTACTGACAGTCACCGTTCCCGTAAACAACCTGCTCTACAACAGCATTCTCCGTGAGGGAGCGCTGGCGTGGGCCGGTTTGCCGAACGTGGACCTGAGCTTTCTCGGCCTGCTGACGTACATCGGTGTTATCGCCGCGATCGTCCAGATCATGGAAATGGTACTGGACAAGTACATCCCGGCTCTTTATGCCGCGTTGGGTGTGTTCCTGCCGCTGATCACCGTGAACTGCGCCATTCTGGGTGCCTCCCTGTTCATGGTTGAGCGGGATTACACCTTCGGCGAGAGTCTGGTGTACGGCTTCGGTGCCGGCCTTGGCTGGGCCCTGGCTATTGTTGCATTGGCGGGTATCCGTGAGAAGCTCAAGTACAGTGACGTTCCCGAGGGCTTGCGTGGCCTGGGCATCACCTTCATTACGGTTGGTCTGATGTCCCTGGGCTTCATGTCCTTCTCTGGTATCTCACTGTAA
- the nqrM gene encoding (Na+)-NQR maturation NqrM, producing MGTFLLVLFIVVLLVAAMSIGVMFGRKPISGTCGGIGALGISQSCEICGGNTKKCEEENERLSRKGSEELAYDATKADGQ from the coding sequence ATGGGTACCTTTCTTCTGGTTCTGTTTATTGTGGTGCTGTTGGTGGCGGCCATGTCGATCGGCGTGATGTTCGGTCGCAAGCCGATTAGTGGCACCTGTGGCGGCATCGGTGCACTCGGCATCAGCCAGTCCTGCGAGATCTGTGGTGGCAACACCAAAAAATGCGAAGAGGAAAACGAGCGCCTTTCCAGGAAGGGCAGTGAAGAGCTCGCTTACGATGCGACCAAGGCCGACGGGCAATAA
- a CDS encoding NADH:ubiquinone reductase (Na(+)-transporting) subunit D: MADASAKQVLFEPIFSNNPIALQILGICSALAVTTSMNVTLVMCAAVTAVTAFSNLAVSLVRTQIPGSIRIIVQMTIIASLVIVVDQVLKAYAYEISKQLSVFVGLIITNCIVMGRAEGFAMKNGPWLSFLDGIGNGLGYSVLLIFVAFFRELLGAGSLFGVSIMPVVNEGGWYIPNGLLLLPPSAFFIIGLAIWGLRTWKPEQVEEPDYKMSRHVAKEAF; this comes from the coding sequence ATGGCAGATGCATCCGCCAAACAGGTTCTCTTCGAACCAATCTTCAGCAACAACCCGATTGCCCTGCAGATCCTGGGTATCTGTTCTGCGCTGGCGGTGACCACCAGCATGAACGTGACCCTGGTTATGTGTGCTGCGGTAACCGCGGTAACGGCGTTCTCCAACCTGGCGGTTTCGCTGGTGCGGACCCAGATTCCTGGCAGCATCCGGATCATCGTGCAGATGACCATCATTGCCTCCCTGGTTATCGTGGTGGATCAGGTGCTCAAGGCCTACGCCTATGAAATATCCAAGCAGCTCTCGGTGTTTGTCGGTCTGATCATTACCAACTGCATCGTGATGGGCCGGGCGGAAGGCTTCGCCATGAAAAATGGCCCGTGGCTCAGCTTCCTCGACGGCATCGGCAACGGCCTTGGCTATTCCGTACTGCTGATCTTCGTGGCGTTCTTCCGTGAACTGCTGGGCGCCGGCTCGCTGTTCGGCGTGTCTATCATGCCCGTCGTCAACGAGGGCGGATGGTACATTCCGAACGGCCTGTTGCTGCTTCCGCCGAGCGCGTTCTTCATTATTGGTCTGGCAATCTGGGGCCTGCGTACCTGGAAACCGGAGCAGGTTGAAGAGCCGGATTACAAGATGTCTCGTCACGTCGCCAAGGAGGCCTTCTGA
- a CDS encoding Na(+)-translocating NADH-quinone reductase subunit C — protein sequence MAKAKETVSRTLIVALVLSIAFSVVVSTAAVMLRPAQIKNQNLDIKTNILSAAGMLEPGSSADEIEQQFAQFDVRLVDLDSGEFVEPSAVGVQDPMKYDMYKAASDPAMSVNIPSSEDKAGIKRRPNVAKVYTMSENGEITRVVLPIHGYGLWSTLYGFISLEGDLNTIEGLGFYAHAETPGLGGEVDNPRWKQQWTGKELYNEDKTEPQIQLVKGGVSANTPEKEHKVDALSGATLTSRGVQQLVNYWMGDRGYAPFLKKLREGEV from the coding sequence GTGGCTAAAGCTAAAGAAACCGTCTCCCGCACACTGATCGTTGCGCTGGTTCTGAGCATTGCCTTCTCGGTTGTGGTTTCCACCGCGGCCGTGATGCTGCGCCCGGCGCAGATCAAGAACCAGAATCTCGATATCAAGACTAACATCCTGTCGGCCGCAGGCATGCTGGAGCCCGGCTCCAGTGCCGATGAAATCGAACAGCAGTTCGCTCAGTTCGACGTCCGGCTGGTGGACCTCGACAGCGGTGAGTTCGTCGAGCCGTCCGCCGTGGGCGTGCAGGACCCGATGAAGTACGACATGTACAAGGCGGCGTCTGATCCGGCCATGTCGGTCAACATTCCTTCCTCGGAAGACAAGGCGGGCATCAAGCGCCGGCCCAACGTAGCCAAGGTTTACACCATGAGCGAGAACGGCGAGATCACCCGAGTGGTTCTGCCGATTCACGGTTATGGCCTCTGGTCAACGCTGTACGGGTTCATCTCGCTTGAAGGCGATCTGAACACCATTGAGGGCCTCGGCTTTTATGCCCACGCTGAAACACCGGGACTGGGCGGTGAAGTCGACAACCCTCGCTGGAAGCAGCAATGGACCGGCAAGGAACTCTACAACGAGGACAAGACCGAGCCGCAGATCCAGCTGGTGAAAGGTGGTGTCAGTGCCAACACGCCGGAAAAGGAGCACAAGGTTGATGCGCTTTCCGGTGCTACCCTGACCAGTCGTGGTGTGCAGCAGCTTGTCAATTACTGGATGGGCGACCGCGGATACGCGCCTTTCCTGAAAAAACTTCGTGAAGGGGAGGTCTGA
- a CDS encoding FAD:protein FMN transferase, with translation MTSRMIRPARVTLASALSALALVVLAGCSFQPEEQVWEISGPVFGTTYHINVVLTDDQERLETLASGIETVLEEVDASMSTWRADSELSRFNRMDDQSEWVPVSSGLLEVLQAAHGVSRLTNGAFDVTIGPVVNLWGFGPEARPEQVPSPEALAQLLAATGFEKLELRAEPPAVRATPAQYVDLSAIAKGYGVDVVARFLEGEGIQAYLVEIGGEVRVNGRKPDGIAWRLAIEQPVSEGRQVNRVVALESRAMATSGDYRNYYESEGRRYSHTIDPETGEPITHNLASVTVLADDCMTADALATGFNVMGYERANELAVRENIPAYFIVRTEDGFETHQTPAFSSFVTQ, from the coding sequence ATGACATCCCGCATGATTCGACCCGCCAGGGTGACCCTGGCCAGCGCGCTTTCAGCGCTGGCCCTGGTTGTTCTGGCGGGTTGTTCGTTTCAGCCCGAGGAACAGGTCTGGGAGATCTCCGGCCCTGTATTCGGCACCACCTACCACATTAATGTCGTATTGACGGACGATCAGGAAAGGCTCGAGACTCTGGCCAGCGGCATCGAAACCGTTCTGGAGGAGGTGGACGCGTCCATGTCCACCTGGCGCGCCGATTCGGAACTCTCCCGATTCAATCGGATGGACGACCAGTCTGAATGGGTACCGGTTTCAAGCGGCCTGCTGGAAGTGCTTCAGGCCGCCCATGGTGTCTCCAGGCTGACCAATGGCGCCTTTGACGTGACCATTGGTCCGGTGGTCAACCTGTGGGGTTTTGGGCCCGAGGCGCGGCCAGAACAGGTGCCTTCGCCAGAGGCGCTGGCCCAGTTGCTCGCTGCTACCGGTTTTGAAAAGCTCGAGCTGAGGGCAGAGCCGCCGGCAGTCAGGGCGACGCCAGCCCAATACGTTGATCTTTCAGCCATTGCCAAGGGCTACGGCGTGGACGTGGTGGCTCGGTTTCTCGAGGGCGAGGGCATCCAGGCCTATCTGGTGGAGATAGGCGGCGAGGTGCGTGTGAACGGCCGCAAGCCTGATGGTATCGCCTGGCGGCTGGCGATTGAGCAGCCGGTGTCTGAGGGGCGGCAGGTAAATCGTGTGGTGGCGCTGGAATCCCGCGCTATGGCAACATCGGGTGATTATCGTAATTATTACGAATCGGAAGGTCGGCGTTATTCCCATACAATTGACCCTGAGACGGGTGAGCCAATCACTCATAACCTGGCATCGGTAACGGTTCTGGCGGACGACTGCATGACCGCTGATGCCCTGGCAACGGGCTTTAACGTGATGGGATACGAGAGAGCCAACGAACTGGCGGTGCGGGAAAACATTCCCGCCTATTTTATTGTCCGGACGGAAGACGGCTTTGAAACGCATCAGACGCCGGCCTTTTCGTCCTTTGTGACTCAATAG
- a CDS encoding NADH:ubiquinone reductase (Na(+)-transporting) subunit B, translating to MAIRQFLDGIEHHFEKGGKYERWYALYEAVDTIFYTPGKVTSTTAHVRDGVDLKRIMITVWLCTFPAMFFGMWNIGFQANSFLAANPDAMVADGGLRTAFIQALAVTGAGAGVWDNFVYGMAYFVPIYFVTFVVGGFWEVLFATVRRHEVNEGFFVTSVLFALICPPTIPLWQVALGITFGVVIGKEVFGGTGKNFLNPALTGRAFLYFAYPAQISGDTVWTAVDGFSGATALSWAASGGLEALESQIGWMNAFIGTIQGSMGETSTLAILIGGLILLVMKIASYRIVGGVLIGMIGMSLLLNLVGSDTNPFFGVPAHWHLVMGGFAFGMMFMATDPVSAAMTNTGRWCFGILVGVMTVLIRVINPAFPEGIMLAILFANLFAPLMDHYVVQANIKRRLARG from the coding sequence ATGGCTATCAGACAGTTTCTCGATGGAATCGAGCATCATTTTGAGAAGGGCGGCAAGTATGAGCGCTGGTACGCGCTCTACGAAGCCGTGGACACCATTTTCTATACTCCGGGAAAGGTGACCTCGACCACGGCTCATGTGCGTGATGGCGTTGATCTCAAGCGCATCATGATTACCGTGTGGCTGTGCACCTTCCCCGCCATGTTCTTCGGTATGTGGAACATTGGTTTCCAGGCCAACAGCTTCCTTGCCGCCAATCCGGATGCCATGGTGGCCGATGGCGGTTTGCGCACGGCCTTTATCCAGGCGCTGGCGGTAACCGGTGCCGGTGCCGGCGTGTGGGATAACTTCGTCTACGGCATGGCGTACTTTGTGCCCATCTACTTCGTGACGTTCGTGGTGGGTGGCTTCTGGGAAGTCCTGTTTGCCACCGTCCGTCGTCACGAAGTGAACGAAGGCTTCTTTGTAACCTCCGTGCTGTTCGCGCTGATCTGCCCGCCCACCATCCCGCTGTGGCAGGTGGCCCTTGGTATTACCTTCGGCGTGGTGATCGGCAAGGAAGTGTTTGGCGGTACCGGCAAGAACTTCCTGAACCCGGCGCTGACCGGTCGCGCGTTCCTGTACTTTGCCTATCCGGCCCAGATTTCCGGTGACACCGTGTGGACCGCCGTCGATGGCTTCAGCGGCGCAACTGCCCTGAGCTGGGCGGCGTCTGGCGGACTGGAGGCGCTCGAGAGCCAGATTGGCTGGATGAACGCCTTCATCGGCACCATTCAGGGTTCCATGGGTGAAACCTCCACCCTGGCCATTCTCATCGGAGGCCTGATCCTGCTGGTCATGAAGATCGCCAGCTACCGGATCGTGGGTGGTGTGTTGATCGGCATGATTGGCATGTCGCTGCTGCTGAACCTGGTTGGCTCTGACACCAACCCGTTCTTCGGTGTGCCGGCCCACTGGCATCTCGTGATGGGAGGCTTCGCCTTCGGCATGATGTTCATGGCAACGGATCCTGTCTCAGCGGCCATGACCAACACCGGTCGCTGGTGCTTCGGCATCCTCGTAGGCGTGATGACCGTGCTGATCCGCGTGATCAACCCGGCCTTCCCGGAAGGCATCATGCTGGCGATCCTGTTCGCTAACCTGTTTGCGCCGCTGATGGACCACTACGTGGTTCAGGCCAACATCAAACGGAGGCTTGCTCGTGGCTAA
- a CDS encoding Na(+)-translocating NADH-quinone reductase subunit A codes for MIKIKKGLDLPISGAPEQTITDGKPVRHVALIGFDYIGMKPTMAVKEGDRVKRGTLLFTDKKTEGVRYTSPAAGVVKEINRGERRVFQSIVIEIDGDDAETFARYSEADLPGLERQQVVDNLVESGLWTAFKTRPYSKVPAIDSAPHSIFVSVMDTNPLAADPTVIIQENSQAFEKGLTLLTRLTTGKVFVTGKPGSNVSVPKSDAVEVHQFDGVHPAGNVGTHIHHLDPVSVSKTVWTINYQDVIDIAKLFETGELPVERIVAIGGPKALTPRLVRTRVGACLPELLDGEIATDCDVRAISGSVFGGRRADGPCAYLGRFANQVSVLEEGNKREFMGWLSPGPNKFSVLNIYLSKLTRGKLFNFTTTTNGSERAMVPVGAYEQIMPLDILPTQLLRSLIVGDTEMAQKLGALELDEEDLALCTFVCPGKYEYGPILRENLTRIEIEG; via the coding sequence ATGATCAAGATCAAAAAAGGCCTGGATCTTCCCATCAGCGGCGCTCCCGAACAGACCATTACAGATGGCAAACCCGTTCGCCACGTGGCGTTGATCGGTTTTGACTATATCGGCATGAAGCCGACAATGGCTGTGAAAGAGGGAGACCGTGTCAAGCGCGGCACGCTGCTGTTCACGGACAAGAAGACCGAGGGCGTTCGTTACACTTCTCCGGCTGCCGGCGTGGTGAAAGAAATCAACCGTGGTGAGCGGCGGGTGTTCCAGTCGATCGTGATCGAAATTGATGGCGACGATGCGGAAACCTTTGCCCGTTACAGTGAGGCAGACCTGCCGGGCCTGGAACGTCAGCAGGTTGTCGACAATCTGGTGGAGTCGGGACTCTGGACGGCGTTCAAGACGCGTCCTTACAGCAAGGTGCCGGCAATCGACTCGGCCCCCCATTCCATTTTTGTCTCGGTCATGGACACCAACCCTCTGGCGGCCGATCCGACCGTGATCATCCAGGAGAACAGCCAGGCGTTCGAGAAAGGCCTGACCCTGCTCACCAGGCTGACCACCGGCAAAGTCTTCGTGACTGGCAAGCCCGGCTCCAATGTGTCTGTTCCCAAGTCAGATGCGGTGGAAGTGCACCAGTTTGACGGTGTGCATCCGGCTGGCAATGTGGGTACCCATATCCATCATCTTGATCCTGTTTCCGTGAGCAAGACGGTCTGGACCATCAATTATCAGGACGTGATCGACATCGCCAAGCTGTTCGAAACCGGCGAGTTGCCGGTCGAGCGGATCGTGGCCATCGGCGGTCCGAAGGCCCTGACGCCACGGCTGGTGCGTACCCGTGTCGGTGCCTGCCTGCCGGAACTCCTGGACGGCGAGATTGCCACAGACTGCGACGTGCGGGCCATTTCCGGATCCGTGTTCGGCGGTCGCCGGGCGGATGGCCCCTGTGCCTACCTGGGTCGTTTTGCCAACCAGGTGTCGGTGCTGGAGGAGGGCAACAAGCGCGAGTTCATGGGCTGGCTGTCGCCGGGCCCCAACAAGTTCTCGGTGCTCAACATCTACCTGTCCAAGCTGACGCGCGGCAAGCTGTTCAATTTCACCACCACCACCAACGGCAGTGAGCGTGCCATGGTTCCGGTGGGTGCCTATGAACAGATCATGCCCCTGGACATCCTGCCGACCCAGTTGCTGCGTTCGCTGATTGTCGGCGACACCGAAATGGCACAGAAGCTCGGTGCACTGGAGCTGGATGAAGAAGATCTGGCGCTGTGCACATTCGTGTGCCCGGGTAAATATGAGTACGGTCCGATTCTCCGCGAGAACCTGACCCGAATCGAGATCGAGGGCTAA